One Accipiter gentilis chromosome 25, bAccGen1.1, whole genome shotgun sequence genomic region harbors:
- the BTBD6 gene encoding BTB/POZ domain-containing protein 6 isoform X2: MAAELYPASTNTNIANSNAAAAATAANSKKNALQLQQSAQPPPPPQLQNLNNNNLESANWQSFHPTLRERNALMFNNELMADVHFIVGPPGASKKVPAHKYVLAVGSSVFYAMFYGDLAEVKSEIHIPDVEPAAFLILLKYMYSDEIDLEADTVLATLYAAKKYIVPALAKACVNFLETSLEAKNACVLLSQSRLFEEPELTQRCWEVIDAQAEMALKSEGFCEIDQQTLEIIVTREALNTKEVVVFEAVLNWAEAECKRQGLPVTPRNKRSVLGKALYLVRIPTMTLEEFANGAAQSDILTLEETHNIFLWYTAANKPKLEFPLTKRKGLVPQRCHRFQSSAYRSNQWRYRGRCDSIQFAVDKRIFIAGLGLYGSSCGKAEYSVKIELKRLGVVLAQNLTKFTSDGSSNTFSVWFEHPVQVEQDTFYNVSAILDGNELSYFGQEGMTEVQCGKVTFQFQCSSDSTNGTGVQGGQIPELIFYA, translated from the exons ATGGCTGCAGAACTTTACCCTGCCAGCACCAACACCAACATCGCAAACAGtaacgccgccgccgccgccaccgctgcCAACAGCAAGAAGAAcgccctgcagctccagcagagcgcccagccgcccccgccgccccagcTCCAAAAcctcaacaacaacaacttggAGAGCGCCAACTGGCAGTCCTTCCATCCCACGCTGCGGGAGAG GAACGCGCTGATGTTCAATAACGAACTCATGGCTGACGTTCACTTCATCGTGGGCCCGCCAGGGGCATCCAAGAAAGTTCCTGCCCATAAG TATGTTTTGGCAGTTGGTAGCTCTGTCTTCTATGCTATGTTTTATGGCGATCTCGCAGAGGTCAAATCTGAAATCCATATACCAGATGTGGAACCTGCAGCCTTTCTAATCCTATTAAA aTACATGTATAGTGACGAAATAGACCTGGAAGCTGATACAGTTCTGGCGACTCTGTATGCTGCCAAGAAGTACATCGTGCCGGCCCTAGCAAAGGCTTGCGTCAATTTTCTGGAGACCAGTTTAGAAGCGAAGAACGCTTGTGTCCTGCTGTCTCAGAGCAGGCTCTTCGAGGAGCCAGAGCTGACGCAGCGCTGCTGGGAAGTGATTGATGCTCAAGCAGAAATGGCACTGAAGTCAGAGGGCTTCTGTGAGATAGATCAACAAACACTAGAGATCATTGTAACCCGGGAGGCACTCAACACCAAGGAAGTGGTAGTTTTCGAGGCCGTTCTCAACTGGGCAGAGGCTGAATGCAAAAGGCAAGGGCTGCCGGTTACACCACGCAACAAGAGGAGTGTATTAGGAAAAGCTTTGTACTTGGTGCGGATTCCGACCATGACGTTGGAAGAGTTTGCCAACGGAGCTGCCCAGTCTGACATCCTCACCCTTGAGGAAACTCACAACATATTCCTGTGGTACACAGCTGCAAATAAACCCAAACTAGAGTTTccactgacaaaaagaaaaggactCGTACCTCAGCGATGCCATCGGTTTCAGTCATCTGCGTACCGCAGCAATCAGTGGAGGTACAGAGGGCGATGTGACAGTATTCAGTTTGCCGTAGACAAACGGATATTTATAGCAGGACTGGGATTGTATGGGTCAAGCTGTGGCAAAGCTGAATACAGCGTCAAAATCGAACTGAAGCGCTTAGGAGTTGTCCTTGCTCAAAATCTGACAAAGTTTACCTCTGATGGCTCCAGTAACACTTTCTCTGTGTGGTTTGAACACCCTGTGCAGGTTGAGCAAGACACGTTTTACAATGTAAGTGCTATTCTTGACGGTAACGAACTCAGTTACTTTGGGCAAGAGGGAATGACTGAAGTGCAGTGCGGGAAAGTGACCTTCCAGTTCCAGTGCTCCTCGGACAGTACTAATGGAACCGGAGTACAAGGAGGACAAATACCTGAGCTCATTTTCTATGCATGA
- the BTBD6 gene encoding BTB/POZ domain-containing protein 6 isoform X1, translating into MPLPHGCLNGRIMKCLTFFLLLPETLKKSKKSVRSNAKVPGCYEIVPLSLKKKMAAELYPASTNTNIANSNAAAAATAANSKKNALQLQQSAQPPPPPQLQNLNNNNLESANWQSFHPTLRERNALMFNNELMADVHFIVGPPGASKKVPAHKYVLAVGSSVFYAMFYGDLAEVKSEIHIPDVEPAAFLILLKYMYSDEIDLEADTVLATLYAAKKYIVPALAKACVNFLETSLEAKNACVLLSQSRLFEEPELTQRCWEVIDAQAEMALKSEGFCEIDQQTLEIIVTREALNTKEVVVFEAVLNWAEAECKRQGLPVTPRNKRSVLGKALYLVRIPTMTLEEFANGAAQSDILTLEETHNIFLWYTAANKPKLEFPLTKRKGLVPQRCHRFQSSAYRSNQWRYRGRCDSIQFAVDKRIFIAGLGLYGSSCGKAEYSVKIELKRLGVVLAQNLTKFTSDGSSNTFSVWFEHPVQVEQDTFYNVSAILDGNELSYFGQEGMTEVQCGKVTFQFQCSSDSTNGTGVQGGQIPELIFYA; encoded by the exons ATGCCACTGCCCCATGGTTGCCTCAATGGCAGGATCATGAagtgtttgactttttttcttctgcttccagaGACCTTAAAGAAGTCCAAAAAGAGCGTGAGGTCAAACGCCAAGGTGCCAGGATGCTATGAGATAGTGCCCCTGTCCCTGAAGAAGAAGATGGCTGCAGAACTTTACCCTGCCAGCACCAACACCAACATCGCAAACAGtaacgccgccgccgccgccaccgctgcCAACAGCAAGAAGAAcgccctgcagctccagcagagcgcccagccgcccccgccgccccagcTCCAAAAcctcaacaacaacaacttggAGAGCGCCAACTGGCAGTCCTTCCATCCCACGCTGCGGGAGAG GAACGCGCTGATGTTCAATAACGAACTCATGGCTGACGTTCACTTCATCGTGGGCCCGCCAGGGGCATCCAAGAAAGTTCCTGCCCATAAG TATGTTTTGGCAGTTGGTAGCTCTGTCTTCTATGCTATGTTTTATGGCGATCTCGCAGAGGTCAAATCTGAAATCCATATACCAGATGTGGAACCTGCAGCCTTTCTAATCCTATTAAA aTACATGTATAGTGACGAAATAGACCTGGAAGCTGATACAGTTCTGGCGACTCTGTATGCTGCCAAGAAGTACATCGTGCCGGCCCTAGCAAAGGCTTGCGTCAATTTTCTGGAGACCAGTTTAGAAGCGAAGAACGCTTGTGTCCTGCTGTCTCAGAGCAGGCTCTTCGAGGAGCCAGAGCTGACGCAGCGCTGCTGGGAAGTGATTGATGCTCAAGCAGAAATGGCACTGAAGTCAGAGGGCTTCTGTGAGATAGATCAACAAACACTAGAGATCATTGTAACCCGGGAGGCACTCAACACCAAGGAAGTGGTAGTTTTCGAGGCCGTTCTCAACTGGGCAGAGGCTGAATGCAAAAGGCAAGGGCTGCCGGTTACACCACGCAACAAGAGGAGTGTATTAGGAAAAGCTTTGTACTTGGTGCGGATTCCGACCATGACGTTGGAAGAGTTTGCCAACGGAGCTGCCCAGTCTGACATCCTCACCCTTGAGGAAACTCACAACATATTCCTGTGGTACACAGCTGCAAATAAACCCAAACTAGAGTTTccactgacaaaaagaaaaggactCGTACCTCAGCGATGCCATCGGTTTCAGTCATCTGCGTACCGCAGCAATCAGTGGAGGTACAGAGGGCGATGTGACAGTATTCAGTTTGCCGTAGACAAACGGATATTTATAGCAGGACTGGGATTGTATGGGTCAAGCTGTGGCAAAGCTGAATACAGCGTCAAAATCGAACTGAAGCGCTTAGGAGTTGTCCTTGCTCAAAATCTGACAAAGTTTACCTCTGATGGCTCCAGTAACACTTTCTCTGTGTGGTTTGAACACCCTGTGCAGGTTGAGCAAGACACGTTTTACAATGTAAGTGCTATTCTTGACGGTAACGAACTCAGTTACTTTGGGCAAGAGGGAATGACTGAAGTGCAGTGCGGGAAAGTGACCTTCCAGTTCCAGTGCTCCTCGGACAGTACTAATGGAACCGGAGTACAAGGAGGACAAATACCTGAGCTCATTTTCTATGCATGA